The Streptomyces sp. HUAS MG91 sequence AATCTCCGCCTCAGGTCGGGCACAAGTCCGGCCTCTCATGCGTTACGTGCGCTGAGACACCGCAGACACCCAGAGGGGGAGAGGCGACATGGCAACGGACTACGACACTCCACGTAAGACCGATGACGACCTCAACGAGGACAGCATCGAAGAACTGAAGTCCCGGCGGAACGACAAGTCCGCGTCGAATGTCGACGTGGACGAGTTCGAGGCGGCCGAGGGCCTGGAACTCCCGGGCGCCGACCTCTCGAACGAGGAACTGGCGGTCCGGGTCCTGCCCAAGCAGCAGGACGAGTTCACCTGCATGAGCTGCTTCCTGGTGCACCACCGCAGCCAGCTCGCGCGGGAGAAGAACGGGCAGCCGATCTGCCGCGACTGCGACTGAGGCAGGGTCGGGCATGACTGGCTCGACCCCGCCCTGGAAGCGCCGCACCTGGAGCAAGCGCCGGGATGCGGCTCAAGGCCCGTCAGAGGCCGTGCGTGACGACGAGCGAGGCTCTTTCCCCGGCGCAGCCGGTGAAGAGGCCTCGCTCGAATCGGCGGACGGTCACGAGCCGACGGGAGACCCGGCGACAGCGGCGTCGGCGGGAGCCGTGGACGCCGTGGAGCTGTACGACACCGACCCGGCCGCCGGGACACCCGCGGTGGCCAGGCGCCGGATGGACGCCGTCAGAGCCGGTGTCCGCAAGAGCGGCGACGTCGCGAGAACGGGGATGGCGAAAGGCGGCAGCGCCGCGAGAACGGGGATGGCCAAGGGCGGCGCCGCCGCCAAGGCCGGTATCGGCTATCTCGCCGACCAGATCATCAAGAACGCGCCGCGGGTGCCCGTACGAGACCTGGCGACCCTCCGCGAGCAGTTCCCCGGCCTGGAGCCCGAGCGGCTCGCGGACAAGCTGATCGCCGGCGCGGCAAACGCGACATCCACGGTGGGCGCCGGAGTCGGCGCCGCGGCGATGC is a genomic window containing:
- a CDS encoding DUF4193 domain-containing protein — protein: MATDYDTPRKTDDDLNEDSIEELKSRRNDKSASNVDVDEFEAAEGLELPGADLSNEELAVRVLPKQQDEFTCMSCFLVHHRSQLAREKNGQPICRDCD